The Achromobacter deleyi genome has a window encoding:
- a CDS encoding bifunctional diguanylate cyclase/phosphodiesterase — MSILRQLLLSVTLAISVILLGTLALSVNSAREYLSGQLQVQSTDAAVSLALSLSQPANNDPVVQELLVSALYDGGHFSLVRLTDPDGKVLIERKSTTTAAAVPAWFQALAPLDAQAATHAVSDGWRQIGEVTLIANDAYAWEALWRSSLKMIALVVGAGILWAVFAFVLVGWIKNRLLREISDHVRSIGQDSPPEQVEARVPELTGVVQALNQTRERVHASVEEQNAKIESLELELNQDPVTGLPNRKYFVNEFRRALEAKPARTAHAIDGGHVLVFRQRDLADLNRYMPREFIDQWLRAACERILGTLKSMHVASPMLARLNGSDFALLLPGCAAPQAMMIAEQLRADLHASRIPVGEGHLCRWAQAMTDYGHGNQAGPVLARLDFGLMRAESAGNDQVVIAGATDMQSPSESGERAWKDAIQSALEGHRFELATERLLALDGHTVRNEAMLMLRTAPDQVPIPATLFIPPAVRLDLVADCDLEAVSLGLDWLAAHKGELAVRVALPSLRGQKFFRQLALLLTERRPLARRLFLEIDAHGLVECHEQIAALARVVSEFGAHLGVRRLAQQFGAVAQLHTLPLSYVKLGGGFVGGMSQSPGSQQLTSSVLETARALNIAVYAEDVPDAETQRILAGLGISIMRGPGVKTASGA, encoded by the coding sequence ATGTCCATACTTCGTCAGCTACTGCTCAGCGTGACCCTTGCCATCAGCGTCATCTTGCTGGGCACTCTGGCGCTCAGCGTCAACTCCGCGCGCGAATACCTGTCGGGCCAGCTCCAGGTGCAGAGCACCGATGCCGCCGTGTCCCTGGCGCTGTCCCTGTCGCAACCCGCGAACAATGACCCGGTCGTCCAGGAGCTGCTGGTTTCGGCGCTGTACGACGGCGGGCATTTTTCGCTGGTGCGCCTGACCGACCCGGACGGCAAGGTTCTGATCGAACGCAAGTCCACGACCACCGCGGCTGCCGTGCCGGCCTGGTTCCAGGCGCTGGCGCCTCTGGACGCGCAGGCGGCCACGCACGCGGTCAGCGATGGATGGCGGCAGATTGGCGAGGTCACCCTGATCGCCAACGACGCCTACGCCTGGGAAGCCCTGTGGCGCAGCAGCCTGAAGATGATTGCCCTGGTGGTGGGCGCCGGCATCCTGTGGGCGGTGTTCGCCTTCGTGCTGGTCGGCTGGATCAAGAACCGACTGCTGCGCGAGATCAGCGATCACGTCCGCAGCATCGGCCAGGACTCCCCGCCCGAGCAGGTCGAAGCGCGCGTGCCCGAGCTGACCGGTGTCGTCCAGGCCCTGAATCAGACGCGCGAGCGGGTGCACGCCAGCGTCGAAGAGCAAAACGCGAAGATCGAATCGCTGGAGCTGGAACTGAACCAGGATCCGGTGACCGGCTTGCCAAACCGCAAGTATTTCGTCAACGAGTTCCGGCGCGCGCTGGAGGCAAAGCCTGCCCGGACGGCCCACGCAATCGACGGCGGCCACGTGCTGGTGTTCCGTCAACGCGACCTGGCCGATCTGAACCGCTACATGCCTCGCGAGTTCATCGATCAATGGCTGCGCGCGGCATGCGAACGCATCCTGGGTACGCTAAAGAGCATGCATGTGGCCTCGCCCATGCTGGCCCGCCTGAACGGATCGGATTTTGCATTGCTGTTGCCCGGCTGCGCGGCGCCCCAGGCCATGATGATCGCGGAACAGCTGAGGGCGGACCTGCATGCCTCGCGCATCCCCGTTGGGGAAGGGCATCTGTGCCGCTGGGCGCAAGCCATGACCGACTATGGACACGGCAACCAGGCTGGCCCGGTGCTCGCGCGGCTGGATTTCGGCCTGATGCGCGCCGAAAGCGCCGGCAACGATCAAGTCGTGATCGCGGGCGCGACCGACATGCAATCTCCTTCGGAATCCGGCGAGCGCGCCTGGAAGGACGCCATCCAGTCCGCGCTGGAAGGCCATCGCTTCGAACTGGCGACCGAACGCCTGCTGGCCCTGGACGGACACACCGTGCGGAACGAAGCCATGCTGATGCTGCGCACCGCCCCCGATCAGGTGCCGATTCCGGCCACGCTGTTCATCCCGCCCGCCGTGCGCCTGGACCTGGTGGCCGACTGCGACCTGGAAGCCGTCAGCCTGGGCCTGGACTGGCTGGCAGCTCACAAGGGTGAGCTGGCGGTCCGCGTGGCCCTGCCCTCGTTGCGCGGGCAGAAATTCTTCCGCCAACTGGCTCTGCTGTTGACAGAGCGTCGTCCCCTGGCTCGCCGCCTGTTCCTGGAAATCGATGCGCACGGCCTGGTGGAATGCCATGAGCAGATCGCCGCCCTGGCGCGCGTCGTCTCGGAGTTTGGCGCGCACCTCGGCGTGCGCCGGCTGGCGCAGCAGTTCGGCGCGGTTGCGCAATTGCACACCCTGCCCTTGTCCTACGTGAAACTGGGTGGCGGCTTCGTGGGCGGCATGTCGCAAAGCCCTGGCAGCCAGCAATTGACGTCCTCCGTGCTGGAAACCGCCCGGGCCTTGAACATCGCGGTCTACGCGGAAGACGTGCCGGACGCCGAAACGCAGCGCATCCTGGCCGGCCTGGGCATCAGCATCATGCGGGGTCCGGGCGTGAAGACGGCGAGCGGAGCGTAG
- a CDS encoding transglutaminase-like cysteine peptidase, giving the protein MPSTRRYKSTLTLCRVVLLCLACGWGGSSALEVNSDRLQSLSASRYGAKGSKSVSNWLQLMRAPAPAPEKDRLTLANDFWNRALLSGEDSIIWKQADYWATPLESLGRGAGDCEDYVIGKYFTLLALGVPANKLRFIYVRARIGGAASSSQVAHMVLGYYETPNAVPLVLDSLISTILPATQRRDLTPVFSFNADGVYVDGKAAAPVDRLSRWRDLLQRMEREGIRP; this is encoded by the coding sequence ATGCCATCCACCCGCCGTTACAAAAGCACGCTGACTCTGTGCCGAGTGGTCTTGCTATGCCTGGCTTGCGGCTGGGGCGGCAGCTCCGCCCTGGAAGTGAATTCCGACCGGCTGCAAAGCCTGTCGGCCAGCCGCTACGGCGCCAAGGGCTCCAAATCGGTCTCGAACTGGCTGCAGCTGATGCGCGCCCCCGCGCCAGCCCCGGAAAAGGACAGGCTGACGCTGGCGAACGATTTCTGGAACCGCGCCCTGCTCTCCGGCGAGGACTCCATCATCTGGAAGCAAGCTGACTATTGGGCGACGCCGCTGGAGTCGCTGGGCAGAGGCGCGGGTGATTGCGAAGACTATGTCATCGGCAAGTATTTCACCTTGCTGGCGTTGGGCGTCCCGGCCAACAAGCTGCGCTTCATCTATGTCCGCGCGCGCATCGGCGGCGCGGCCAGCAGCAGCCAGGTGGCTCACATGGTGCTGGGCTATTACGAAACCCCGAATGCCGTTCCGCTGGTGCTGGACAGCTTGATCTCAACCATTCTTCCGGCCACGCAGCGGCGCGACCTGACGCCGGTATTCAGTTTCAACGCCGACGGTGTCTACGTGGACGGCAAGGCCGCCGCACCCGTTGACCGCCTCAGCCGCTGGCGTGATCTACTTCAACGCATGGAACGCGAAGGCATCCGCCCCTGA
- a CDS encoding M48 family metallopeptidase, translating into MNRKPHFLRNAGAVLSLVVLAGCTGMNTTQSGAVGVNRTQYMSSMVPSQALEQEATQQYADILKQAQSKGLADRDAQQLSRVRTISQRLIEQAGVFRPDAANWKWEVHVLSSDEINAWCMPGGKIAVYTGLIAKIKPSDDELAAVLGHEIAHALREHARERVSQQMATNLGLSVLAIATGSSAASDLGEQFTSVMFTLPNSRTHETEADRMGVELAARAGYDPRAAVTLWQKMGSADQGNAPPEILSTHPSAASRISDLQAAAQKVMPLYEQSKGKAAR; encoded by the coding sequence ATGAACCGGAAACCCCACTTTCTGCGTAATGCCGGAGCCGTGCTCTCGCTGGTTGTCCTGGCGGGTTGCACGGGCATGAATACCACGCAGTCTGGCGCCGTTGGCGTCAACCGTACCCAATATATGTCCAGCATGGTGCCTTCGCAGGCATTGGAGCAGGAGGCGACCCAGCAGTACGCCGACATCCTGAAACAGGCCCAGTCCAAAGGCTTGGCGGACCGGGATGCCCAGCAGTTGTCGCGCGTGCGCACCATTTCCCAACGCCTGATCGAGCAGGCGGGCGTGTTCCGTCCCGACGCGGCCAACTGGAAATGGGAAGTGCATGTGCTGTCCAGCGACGAGATCAACGCCTGGTGCATGCCTGGCGGCAAGATCGCCGTCTATACGGGGCTGATCGCAAAGATCAAGCCCTCCGACGATGAACTGGCTGCGGTGCTGGGCCACGAGATCGCCCATGCGCTGCGGGAGCACGCACGCGAACGGGTGTCTCAGCAGATGGCAACCAATCTGGGCTTGTCGGTCCTGGCCATCGCCACGGGGTCATCCGCGGCATCTGACCTGGGCGAGCAATTCACCAGCGTCATGTTCACCCTTCCCAACAGCCGTACGCACGAGACGGAGGCTGACCGGATGGGGGTGGAGCTGGCGGCAAGGGCGGGTTATGACCCGCGCGCCGCCGTGACCTTGTGGCAGAAGATGGGATCGGCCGATCAGGGCAATGCGCCGCCCGAGATTCTCTCGACCCATCCTTCGGCAGCCTCGCGCATCAGCGACCTGCAAGCCGCGGCGCAGAAGGTGATGCCCTTGTACGAGCAATCCAAAGGCAAAGCCGCCCGTTGA